AAAGTTCCTCCCCAGAAATCAAGTTCATCAACCACTCCTTTTGCAAGAAACAAAACAGAAAGATTTGAAAGCAAAAAACACAAAATACCAAAAACTAAAACACTTCTTTTTTTTGACAAATTAAATTCATCTTCTAAAAATGCAATTGCTGGCTGAGCAAGAGAAATTGAAGAGGTAAGTCCAGCAAGGAAAAGTAAAAAAAACCATAAAATTTCAAAAATTTTTCCAAAAGGAAGTGACTTTAAAATTAAAGGCATTGTAACAAAACCCAGATTAAAAGTTCCCTGATTTGCAACTTCTTTAATACCAACAGGACCAAAAAAAACAAAGGCAGCAGGAATAACTATACTTCCCCCAAGAATAATTTCAGCAAACTCATTTGCACTTGCACTGGTTAAACCTGAAAGTAAAACATCATCATCTTTACTTAAATAACTTGCATATGTAAGAATTACTCCAATGCCCACACTCAAAGTAAAAAATATCTGGCCTGCTGCTGAAAGCCAGACCTTTGCATCCTTTAAAGAAGAAAAATTAGGATTCCATAAAAATCCAAGTCCATTTAAAGGAGACCAATCAGGATTTGCTGGGTTTTTCAGAGTAAGAACTCTGATAACCAAAACTATAGCAAAAATAAAAAGCGATGGCATTGCAATTTTACATACATTTTCTATCCCTTTTTTTATACCATAGTAAACTATTAAAAGATTTAAAAAGAAGGTTATTATAAAGAAAAAATATGCAGGCAGAATTGATGAAAAATACTGATTTTTAACAACTCCCTGATATCCCTGTAAAAATGCAACCATCTCATTCTGGGTAGTAATTGAAGAAAAATCACTTCTGAAAGGGAAAAAAACATAAGCGAGAAGCCATGATTCAATATATATGTAATAAATAAAAATGGCTATTGGTCCAAAAATTCCTATAACTCCAAAATATTTAATAAATCTGTTTTTTTTCCATAATGTATGAAATATCCCAGGAGCAGTTCCATGTCCAAAACCACCTCCAAATCTTCCTATTGTCCATTCTATCCACATTAAGGGTATACCAAGCAAAAAAAGAGAGATAAAATAGGGAATTATAAAAGCACCACCGCCATTTTTTACTGCCTGAACAGGGAATCTTAAGAAATTACCAAGTCCGACTGCACTTCCCGCAACAGCAAGTATAACTCCTAACTTACTTCCCCATCTTTCTCTTTTCATATTCTTATAGATTTAATTTCCTTAAAAATTCAACACACTTTTTATAACCTATTTCTTTATCCTTCCCTTCATATTCAACACACCAAACACCCTTATAATTATTTT
This window of the bacterium genome carries:
- a CDS encoding sodium-dependent transporter produces the protein MKRERWGSKLGVILAVAGSAVGLGNFLRFPVQAVKNGGGAFIIPYFISLFLLGIPLMWIEWTIGRFGGGFGHGTAPGIFHTLWKKNRFIKYFGVIGIFGPIAIFIYYIYIESWLLAYVFFPFRSDFSSITTQNEMVAFLQGYQGVVKNQYFSSILPAYFFFIITFFLNLLIVYYGIKKGIENVCKIAMPSLFIFAIVLVIRVLTLKNPANPDWSPLNGLGFLWNPNFSSLKDAKVWLSAAGQIFFTLSVGIGVILTYASYLSKDDDVLLSGLTSASANEFAEIILGGSIVIPAAFVFFGPVGIKEVANQGTFNLGFVTMPLILKSLPFGKIFEILWFFLLFLAGLTSSISLAQPAIAFLEDEFNLSKKRSVLVFGILCFLLSNLSVLFLAKGVVDELDFWGGTFSLVVFATVETILFAWVFGMENAWEEMHSGSDITLPKFYKFIIKYITPLFLICILISWTVQYAIPTLLLKNIPKENIPFVFMTRIILLLLFIVLCILVKISWSKKGEKIET